TTGTCGTCAGTGCCTAGCGGCAAAATAAGTGGGTCGATCCATAAATTGTGGTCAGCAACACCGGCGTCGCGCGATTTGGCGACCAACTCTTTGCAGATTTCAAAACGCCCTTTGGCGGTGTGGTTGATGCCATTGTCATCCAGCAACAGCGCCACAATACCGGTGTTGTATTTGGCGGCCAGTGGCAACAGCGTTTGTGTGCTGTTTTTTTTGTTGTTGATGGAGTTGAGTACGGGGTACTGGCCTTTCCAATCAATCGTTTCCATGGCGTGCTTGAGCGCGGGCGGGTTAGAGCTGTCCAGCACCATGGGGATATTGGTGACAGCGCGCACGCTTTCAATCATCCACGGCAAGTCGATCAACTCATCGCGGCCTGTTACTTGCGCATTGAGATCCAAATAATCGGAATCGGCTTCAACTTGTTCCAGTGCAACTTTTTGAATGTATGCAGTGTCGTGTGCTTTTACGGCATCACAAATAGCAGGGATAGTGGCGTTCAAAGATTCGCCGATAACAACAACGGCCATACGGTTCTCCGTTTTCTTAACAATAAAAAGTGTTGATGAAAATAAAAAAGGCTTCTCTCAATAGAAAGAAGCCTCGTTGTGGTGTGAACTTATTTCAGCGCTTTCAGACCCATGTCATACAGTTCTTGTTTGACACGGTTGTAGTCTTCCAGCAATTCAGCTTTTGGCTCGCATTTTTCGCAGTCGTAAGCATCTTTGAAGTGGCGCGGGCCAGCACCGCTCGCCTTGTGCTTCGCCGTTTCTTCGTTGCGCTTGGCGAAGATTTTGTTCATCAAGATATCCGCTTCTTTTGGATCTTGAACTTCCAAAGTCGCCTGCATCACTTCGCCGACTAAACGGGTTTCCAAACCGGAGTGACCGCCGATCCACACATAACCCATGCCGTTGATGGTGTTAGACACCGTCATCGCCTGCGCCTGCCAGATACCGGCGTAAGTGCGCCAGTACGGTTCCATGCCTGCACATACAGAAGCGATAGGCAGTTTGACATGGCGTTCAAACGCGCGCGTCGCAGCGGCCACTGCCCACTGGGTTTCTTGGTCGGACCAAGTGCCGTCCAAGTGGTTGGCGAACATTTGCGTCATGCCGCCGTGACCGTAAGACAACTGACCGAGTGCGTTACACACAATACCGATAGCCGTTTCTGCGCCGTCGCGGCAGATAGCGCCGGTGAGCGACACGCAAGATGTCCATGGCTCGATGCCGCGATCTTGGCAGTACTTCGCC
The DNA window shown above is from Cellvibrionales bacterium and carries:
- a CDS encoding dihydropteroate synthase, whose protein sequence is MAVVVIGESLNATIPAICDAVKAHDTAYIQKVALEQVEADSDYLDLNAQVTGRDELIDLPWMIESVRAVTNIPMVLDSSNPPALKHAMETIDWKGQYPVLNSINNKKNSTQTLLPLAAKYNTGIVALLLDDNGINHTAKGRFEICKELVAKSRDAGVADHNLWIDPLILPLGTDDNVGPISFDLLQMMKAEFPQVRTFCGLSNVSFGMPHRALMNRTYVAMLAANGMEGFMINPRVKEMRAMIYAIRALMGEDEKCGKYIQAHRDGLLLTPMSDDQKARLAEQKAQEEEKARKKAEREARRAAKAEGGEG